The following proteins are co-located in the Solanum pennellii chromosome 1, SPENNV200 genome:
- the LOC107008074 gene encoding uncharacterized protein LOC107008074 translates to MVEKSTRIASRKRPKMDPLSVYEFTDDDLSVEVSSDSVDSKLNSTSKSARKNSTGRRTRSQMTPDGAIVGTESNAMKSPRTKGEFSGKRKDVNAAGKNKGKSVRGDEVVTSKKRKVYDGLYEEEHPSSSNLKTWDFYIPPNKHFHTRVSSHTNCNAVTLLKSKLDDRQLQIFRGTTFGYFLDLPHVVVQNQLIHALLLRQVVPEREDELWFKVNGTKLRFGLAELGIITGLRCCGDADKGYESSDTNRLMDMYFPGLEKVPKQSLVDCFLQKKWRSDEDAVKIAVLYFIHTFLISTANINTFITKADFCIVESGDYETFPWGILVFRAIMESINNRLRVGLKMYRLGGLPLALQCWFYECCSNADGKLAHQVDNKVPRILNWKIEKQPTLNELSGGLFKIRSDKLKFKNISPTEFEQLHLDLPESSGNPNDNEVACRDLPEVHPSDDDFSSPPITSKTQPKTKSDPPVNNLERSAELKRLSDEQSELKSNIREVFKATELLKKQMMVSFADVFKAIESLSKKQSEKDNSEALHIDGRDGHLDRHGDGDSNGFDANNGHGSDGPDCGKDSLGDKENSEKVNIGALSGITNT, encoded by the exons ATGGTGGAAAAGTCGACTCGAATAGCAAGCAGGAAAAGACCGAAAATGGATCCTTTGTCTGTTTATGAATTCACTGATGATGATTTATCAGTAGAAGTTAGTTCCGATTCTGTCGATTCCAAGTTGAATTCAACCTCTAAATCTGCTCGGAAAAACTCCACTGGAAGAAGGACTCGCTCTCAGATGACTCCCGATGGAGCAATTGTGGGTACTGAATCTAATGCGATGAAATCCCCTAGAACGAAAGGTGAATTTTCTGGAAAAAGGAAGGATGTTAATGCTGCTGGGAAAAATAAGGGTAAATCTGTACGGGGGGATGAAGTTGTTACATCAAAAAAGAGAAAGGTGTATGATGGACTATACGAAGAAGAGCATCCAAGCTCCTCCAATTTGAAG ACTTGGGATTTCTACATCCCACCAAACAAACATTTCCACACACGTGTAAGTTCGCACACAAATTGTAATGCTGTTACATTGTTGAAAAGCAAGTTGGATGATAGACAGCTCCAGATCTTCAGGGGAACCACATTCGGGTACTTTCTAGATTTGCCTCATGTAGTTGTACAGAACCAGCTTATACATGCCCTATTGCTCAGGCAGGTGGTCCCGGAAAGAGAGGATGAATTGTGGTTTAAAGTGAACGGGACCAAGTTGCGTTTCGGTCTGGCAGAATTGGGGATTATTACTGGCTTGCGATGTTGTGGTGATGCTGATAAGGGTTATGAATCTAGTGATACCAATAGGTTGATGGATATGTACTTTCCTGGACTTGAAAAGGTACCCAAGCAATCACTGGTTGACTGCTTCCTCCAAAAGAAATGGAGGTCGGATGAGGATGCGGTGAAGATTGCTGTGTTGTATTTCATACACACATTCTTGATCTCAACTGCTAATATTAACACATTCATCACAAAGGCTGATTTTTGTATTGTTGAGAGCGGGGATTATGAGACATTCCCTTGGGGTATACTTGTATTTAGAGCCATCATGGAGTCCATAAACAATAGGTTGCGTGTGGGTCTGAAGATGTATAGGCTTGGGGGTTTACCTTTGGCTTTGCAGTGTTGGTTCTACGAGTGCTGCTCTAATGCTGATGGTAAGTTGGCTCACCAGGTTGACAACAAAGTGCCTCGTATTCTTAATTGGAAAATTGAGAAGCAACCGACCTTGAATGAGTTGTCTGGTGGGTTATTCAAGATCAGAAGTGACAAG TTGAAGTTCAAGAATATTTCTCCCACGGAGTTTGAGCAACTTCACTTGGATTTGCCCGAATCATCTGGAAATCCAAATGATAACGAGGTGGCATGCAGAGATCTTCCTGAAGTTCATCCTAGTGATGATGACTTTAGCTCTCCTCCTATAACAAGCAAAACTCAGCCCAAAACCAAATCGGATCCCCCAGTGAACAATTTGGAGAGGAGTGCCGAGCTCAAACGACTTTCTGATGAACAGTCAGAGTTGAAGAGTAATATTCGAGAG GTCTTCAAAGCAACTGAGTTGCTCAAGAAACAAATGATGGTGTCATTTGCAGATGTCTTTAAAGCGATCGAGTCATTGTCGAAGAAACAATCAGAAAAGGATAATTCAGAAGCATTGCAT ATTGATGGAAGAGATGGCCACCTTGACAGACATGGTGATGGTGATTCCAATGGTTTTGACGCTAACAATGGCCATGGTAGTGATGGCCCAGATTGTGGCAAGGACTCCCTTGGTGACAAGGAGAATAGCGAGAAAGTCAATATTGGAGCCTTGAGTGGAATTACAAACACATAG
- the LOC107025238 gene encoding putative ripening-related protein 1: MLSDQKYYIKQFDHRNLHTNNVSKQHLTKKRGTKTMKSTVGTSLLVLLVFATLTYCLDARLQACQPSGKIRGIKPPPGQCNTENDSDCCKKGKMYTTYKCSPPVTGNTKAVLTLNSFQKGGDGGGPSGCDNQYHSDDTPVVALSTGWYSGGDRCLNSITISANGRSVKAKVVDECDSTMGCDDEHDYQPPCPNNVVDASKAVWKALGIPEGDWGDYDITWSDA; encoded by the exons ATGTTGTCTGACCAGAAATACTATATAAAGCAGTTTGATCATCGCAATCTCCACACAAATAACGTTTCAAAACAACACCTAACTAAGAAAAGAGGAACAAAAACCATGAAGTCTACTGTAGGAACATCACTTTTGGTTTTGCTAGTTTTTGCCACTCTTACTTACTGCTTAGATGCAAGACTACAGGCTTGCCAGCCGAGTGGCAAAATCAGAGGCATAAAGCCACCTCCAGGACAATGTAACACCGAAAACGACTCAGATTGTTGCAAAAAAGGCAAGATGTACACCACTTACAAATGTTCACCTCCAGTGACTGGTAATACCAAAGCTGTTTTAACCCTGAATAGCTTCCAAAAGGGTGGAGATGGCGGTGGACCATCAGGATGTGATAACCAATACCACTCTGATGACACTCCAGTTGTTGCTCTTTCAACAGGATGGTACAGCGGAGGAGATAGATGTCTCAa TAGTATCACCATAAGTGCTAATGGAAGAAGTGTGAAAGCTAAAGTTGTAGATGAGTGCGACTCTACCATGGGATGTGATGACGAACACGATTATCAGCCTCCATGCCCCAATAACGTTGTTGATGCCTCTAAAGCAGTGTGGAAAGCCTTGGGTATACCTGAAGGTGATTGGGGTGATTATGACATTACATGGTCTGATGCTTAG